From Erigeron canadensis isolate Cc75 chromosome 8, C_canadensis_v1, whole genome shotgun sequence, one genomic window encodes:
- the LOC122579081 gene encoding putative methylesterase 11, chloroplastic isoform X2: protein MGICFSKKSTRTTTRRRDTRIYSKRISNNSTSSTSSGSINNSNKCGSSVVNRWSRVRSSSVKFDDRVLHEQAIAAAILFQQHQQQNNSGDFVLPFDRSISLRNYHQSAVGVNSRSSSTIRRRNSLIDNPVVDLEVNHEELETSHIVLIHGGGFGAWCWYKTIALLQECKFEVTAIDSTASGIDRFDANSVKSLSQYVKPLTDFLEKLADGEKVILVGHDFGGVCVSYAMELFPAKVSKAIYIAASMLKSGQSTLDMFSDKDVALASVSMRPIPFAPVLEKLSLSDSNYGSVRRFYIETPEDNAIPISLQQMMIDASPVEKIFRIKGADHCPFFSKPQALHKFLVEIVKIK, encoded by the exons ATGGgaatatgtttttcaaaaaaatcaacaagaaCAACTACAAGAAGAAGAGATACAAGAATATATTCTAAACGCATTTCAAATAATTCCACTTCTTCTACTTCTTCAGGTTCAATCAACAACAGCAACAAATGTGGTTCTTCTGTTGTGAATCGATGGTCTCGTGTTCGTTCGTCGTCTGTTAAATTCGACGATCGTGTTCTTCATGAACAAGCCATTGCTGCTGCTATTTTGtttcaacaacaccaacaacaaAATAATAGTGGTGATTTTGTTTTGCCATTTGATAGATCAATTTCTCTTAGGAATTATCATCAGTCTGCTGTCGGCGTAAATTCTAGGAGTTCGAGTACTATTAGACGTCGTAATTCTCTTATCGATAATCCTGTTGTTGATCTG GAGGTAAACCATGAAGAATTAGAGACAAGTCATATTGTCCTTATACATGGTGGTGGTTTTGGGGCCTGGTGTTGGTATAAAACAATAGCACTTTTACAAGAATGCAAATTTGAAGTCACTGCAATCGATTCAACCGCTTCTGGAATTGATCGGTTTGATGCAAATAGCGTCAAAAGTCTGTCACAATATGTGAAGCCACTCACAGATTTTCTTGAAAAGCTTGCTGATGGAGAAAAG GTGATTCTGGTTGGCCATGACTTTGGTGGCGTGTGCGTATCATATGCGATGGAGCTATTTCCAGCTAAAGTTTCAAAAGCTATCTACATCGCTGCTTCAATGCTGAAAAGTGGGCAAAGCACTCTCGATATGTTCTCAGACAAG GATGTGGCTTTAGCAAGTGTTTCAATGAGGCCAATTCCCTTTGCCCCAGTTCTCGAGAAGCTCTCACTTTCAGATTCAAACTACGGGTCTGTCAGACGATTCTACATTGAAACACCTGAAGACAATGCCATACCCATCTCTCTTCAACAGATGATGATAGACGCAAGTCCAGTTGAAAAGATTTTCCGTATTAAAGGTGCTGACCACTGCCCGTTTTTCTCCAAGCCTCAAGCCCTACACAAGTTCCTAGTCGAAAttgtaaaaatcaaataa
- the LOC122579716 gene encoding uncharacterized protein LOC122579716, with amino-acid sequence MVSLISLTCDAKKSVSKSDGYMEYVNGEMGSNGMDIIDTINVSSGVECLEKSYGEMGTSGSTCLDAKTVLKEEDCLSIDVHRQNICKEEDCVSIDVEDKSKETLVNSLNLHRDGVQPGFVNGEMGSNGTYNVDVVNVLEGVEQMEKGKCEIGLSGSISLDAKSVSKEEDYRTIADGGHCEGGTASIDANGEASKKKKSKKKKKKQNVGIMLNPHDGIDDYEMARFLFENLSMGNEEILGDQNHLKDFFNMQPIRTHVSTSKKRLLILDVNGLLADIIDPPPKNCKADINILRRAIFKRPYLDGFLEFCFERFDVAIWSSRTRKILNRVVDYLLGDFKKRLLFLWDVSHCTNSSARSLENKYKCIVFKELRKVWEESDPVDSDYVYYNESNTLLLDDSPYKALLNPKHSGIFPSSYSYKDINDNSLGPDGDLRVYLEGVTAAENVKMYVEEHPFGQHAIDETNPDWSFYAEALKDVS; translated from the exons ATGGTCTCGTTAATAAGTTTGACTTGTGATGCGAAGAAGTCGGTGTCAAAATCAGACGGTTACATGGAATATGTTAATGGTGAGATGGGCTCAAATGGGATGGATATTATTGATACGATTAATGTATCATCAGGAGTAGAGTGTTTGGAAAAAAGCTACGGTGAGATGGGCACGAGTGGAAGCACATGCCTTGATGCCAAGACTGTGTTGAAAGAAGAAGATTGTCTAAGTATTGATGTACACAGACAAAATATATGTAAAGAGGAAGATTGCGTAAGTATAGATGTTGAAGATAAAAGTAAAGAAACTTTAGTCAACAGTTTAAATCTTCATCGAGATGGGGTACAACCAGGATTTGTTAATGGTGAAATGGGCTCAAATGGGACATATAATGTTGATGTGGTGAACGTATTAGAAGGAGTAGAGCAAATGGAAAAAGGCAAGTGTGAGATCGGATTAAGTGGAAGTATAAGCCTTGATGCGAAATCCGTGTCAAAAGAAGAAGATTACAGAACTATTGCTGATGGTGGACATTGTGAAGGTGGCACTGCAAGTATTGATGCGAATGGGGAAgcatcaaaaaagaaaaagagtaagaaaaaaaagaagaaacagaATGTGGGTATTATGTTGAATCCCCATGACGGTATTGACGATTATGAAATGGCCaggtttctttttgaaaatctgAGCATGGGAAATGAGGAAATCCTTGGCGATCAGAATCATTTGAAAGATTTCTTCAACATGCAGCCCATAAGAACTCATGTCAGCACATCAAAGAAAAGGCTTCTCATTCTTGATGTAAATGGTTTACTCGCGGATATCATTGACCCCCCTCCAAAGAATTGCAAAGcagatataaatattttaagacGCGCAA TATTCAAGAGACCTTACTTGGATGGTTTCTTAGAATTTTGTTTCGAGAGATTTGACGTTGCAATTTGGTCTTCAAGAACCAG GAAAATTTTAAACCGTGTGGTTGATTATTTGTTGGGGGATTTCAAGAAGAGGCTGTTATTTCTTTGG GACGTATCACATTGTACCAATTCAAGTGCCAGGAGccttgaaaataaatataagtgcATAGTCTTCAAGGAGTTGCGGAAGGTATGGGAAGAAAGTGATCCGGTTGATTCTGATTATGTATATTATAATGAATCAAACACATTATTGTTGGATGATTCTCCATATAAAGCGCTGCTAAATCCG AAGCACTCTGGAATCTTTCCCTCATCTTACAGCTACAAAGATATAAATGATAACTCTTTAG GTCCTGATGGCGATCTGCGAGTGTATCTAGAAGGCGTGACTGCTGCTGAGAATGTAAAAATGTACGTAGAAGAACACCCATTTGGTCAACATGCCATAGATGAAACAAACCCGGACTGGTCTTTTTACGCGGAAGCTCTCAAGGATGTATCTTAG
- the LOC122579081 gene encoding putative methylesterase 11, chloroplastic isoform X1, translating to MGICFSKKSTRTTTRRRDTRIYSKRISNNSTSSTSSGSINNSNKCGSSVVNRWSRVRSSSVKFDDRVLHEQAIAAAILFQQHQQQNNSGDFVLPFDRSISLRNYHQSAVGVNSRSSSTIRRRNSLIDNPVVDLEVNHEELETSHIVLIHGGGFGAWCWYKTIALLQECKFEVTAIDSTASGIDRFDANSVKSLSQYVKPLTDFLEKLADGEKVILVGHDFGGVCVSYAMELFPAKVSKAIYIAASMLKSGQSTLDMFSDKENTSDLMRQAQTFLYAAGNTKPPTAIDLDKSLLKDLLFNQSPNKDVALASVSMRPIPFAPVLEKLSLSDSNYGSVRRFYIETPEDNAIPISLQQMMIDASPVEKIFRIKGADHCPFFSKPQALHKFLVEIVKIK from the exons ATGGgaatatgtttttcaaaaaaatcaacaagaaCAACTACAAGAAGAAGAGATACAAGAATATATTCTAAACGCATTTCAAATAATTCCACTTCTTCTACTTCTTCAGGTTCAATCAACAACAGCAACAAATGTGGTTCTTCTGTTGTGAATCGATGGTCTCGTGTTCGTTCGTCGTCTGTTAAATTCGACGATCGTGTTCTTCATGAACAAGCCATTGCTGCTGCTATTTTGtttcaacaacaccaacaacaaAATAATAGTGGTGATTTTGTTTTGCCATTTGATAGATCAATTTCTCTTAGGAATTATCATCAGTCTGCTGTCGGCGTAAATTCTAGGAGTTCGAGTACTATTAGACGTCGTAATTCTCTTATCGATAATCCTGTTGTTGATCTG GAGGTAAACCATGAAGAATTAGAGACAAGTCATATTGTCCTTATACATGGTGGTGGTTTTGGGGCCTGGTGTTGGTATAAAACAATAGCACTTTTACAAGAATGCAAATTTGAAGTCACTGCAATCGATTCAACCGCTTCTGGAATTGATCGGTTTGATGCAAATAGCGTCAAAAGTCTGTCACAATATGTGAAGCCACTCACAGATTTTCTTGAAAAGCTTGCTGATGGAGAAAAG GTGATTCTGGTTGGCCATGACTTTGGTGGCGTGTGCGTATCATATGCGATGGAGCTATTTCCAGCTAAAGTTTCAAAAGCTATCTACATCGCTGCTTCAATGCTGAAAAGTGGGCAAAGCACTCTCGATATGTTCTCAGACAAG gagaatacaagtgatctaatgaGACAAGCTCAAACATTTTTGTACGCAGCTGGGAACACTAAGCCTCCTACCGCAATAGATCTTGACAAATCGCTTTTGAAGGACCTTTTATTCAATCAGAGTCCTAATAAG GATGTGGCTTTAGCAAGTGTTTCAATGAGGCCAATTCCCTTTGCCCCAGTTCTCGAGAAGCTCTCACTTTCAGATTCAAACTACGGGTCTGTCAGACGATTCTACATTGAAACACCTGAAGACAATGCCATACCCATCTCTCTTCAACAGATGATGATAGACGCAAGTCCAGTTGAAAAGATTTTCCGTATTAAAGGTGCTGACCACTGCCCGTTTTTCTCCAAGCCTCAAGCCCTACACAAGTTCCTAGTCGAAAttgtaaaaatcaaataa